Proteins encoded in a region of the Brevinematales bacterium genome:
- the glgA gene encoding glycogen synthase GlgA, with amino-acid sequence MAKNKIKVLLVASEAVPFAKVGGLADVVGAQGKIMQEQGIDVRVVIPKYRVVGENIEKLGLKVKHNFDFTITIDTREEKGCVEEVEYAGVTYYLIDRPEYFWRDGIYNDTQSKQDYPDNLRRFIFFSRAVIECAKGVGFQPDIIHAHDWQTGLIPVYLRTDYKADSFYRLTKCIFTIHNLAYQGIFPVEMFTLTGLDWKYFTIHGLEYYGHLNLMKGGIVYSDITTTVSETYAKEIQSPEFGNGLEGVMSDKAMYGNLFGIFNGVDYTEWHPSIDTYLKEHYAINYDISTLDKKQQIKLKYLAENGIKKPDATKPLIGIISRLVDQKGWDIILEIIDQLFKEDIYFTVLGTGKYEYENRLKAVKNSYPDKMIIDIGFDIPKSHYIEAAADIYLMPSRFEPCGLNQLYSLSYGTIPVVRNTGGLADTVKDGKTGFVFKNYNPEELMLALKKAIDLFRSSPDKWRKLMENAMKEDWSWKKAVQSYNGIYDKLMQK; translated from the coding sequence ATGGCGAAAAATAAAATCAAAGTATTACTGGTTGCGAGCGAGGCGGTTCCTTTCGCGAAAGTCGGCGGTTTGGCCGATGTGGTCGGCGCTCAGGGTAAAATCATGCAGGAACAGGGCATCGATGTCCGTGTCGTGATACCCAAGTACCGGGTGGTCGGCGAGAATATCGAAAAGCTCGGACTGAAGGTCAAGCATAACTTCGATTTTACCATCACCATCGATACGCGCGAGGAAAAGGGCTGTGTGGAAGAGGTCGAGTACGCAGGGGTCACCTACTACCTGATCGACCGTCCCGAGTATTTCTGGCGCGACGGGATTTACAACGACACCCAGAGCAAGCAGGATTATCCCGATAATTTACGCCGTTTCATCTTCTTCAGCCGCGCCGTGATCGAGTGCGCTAAGGGAGTGGGATTCCAGCCCGATATTATCCATGCCCATGACTGGCAGACCGGGCTGATCCCCGTCTATCTCCGCACCGACTATAAGGCCGATTCCTTCTATCGCCTGACGAAGTGCATCTTCACCATACATAACCTCGCCTATCAGGGGATTTTCCCTGTCGAGATGTTCACGTTGACCGGGCTGGACTGGAAGTACTTCACTATCCACGGGCTCGAGTATTACGGGCACCTCAACCTGATGAAGGGCGGTATCGTTTATTCCGATATCACCACTACTGTCAGCGAGACCTACGCCAAGGAGATTCAGTCGCCGGAGTTCGGTAACGGGCTCGAAGGGGTCATGTCCGATAAGGCGATGTACGGGAACCTTTTCGGCATATTCAACGGGGTCGACTATACGGAATGGCACCCGTCGATCGATACGTATCTCAAGGAACATTACGCGATCAACTACGATATCAGCACACTCGATAAGAAGCAGCAGATCAAGCTGAAATATCTCGCGGAGAACGGGATCAAGAAGCCCGATGCGACGAAACCCCTGATCGGGATCATTTCGCGGTTGGTGGATCAGAAGGGATGGGACATCATTCTCGAGATAATCGACCAGCTTTTCAAGGAAGATATCTATTTCACGGTTCTGGGAACCGGAAAGTACGAGTACGAGAACCGTCTGAAAGCGGTCAAGAACAGCTATCCCGATAAGATGATTATCGATATCGGGTTCGATATACCGAAATCCCATTACATCGAGGCGGCGGCCGACATCTACCTGATGCCCTCGCGTTTCGAGCCGTGCGGGCTCAATCAGCTCTACAGTCTTTCCTACGGTACGATTCCCGTGGTACGGAATACGGGCGGATTGGCGGATACGGTTAAGGACGGTAAGACGGGCTTCGTATTCAAGAACTACAACCCCGAGGAACTGATGCTGGCGTTGAAAAAAGCGATCGACCTGTTCAGGAGTTCTCCCGATAAGTGGCGGAAGCTCATGGAAAACGCCATGAAAGAGGACTGGTCGTGGAAGAAGGCCGTCCAGAGCTATAACGGTATCTACGACAAATTGATGCAGAAATAA
- a CDS encoding DUF4899 domain-containing protein, whose amino-acid sequence MEVDFKTDATFTIIKGRFKAPASSSFGLFIILMDNVTKNVDRYDIIASHFSTVYENSINMPWNEMEDLIAKMKWKGEFATNLTHDIQATFEDLFEPGTGRGIDIWHSIKKSQLNKASAIIEEYLMRPTGDKNIKIEIGVETINSAEMEEVKRARQSTAGQTGGVEGIQTAPVEQDNLNLGDSAVVLDVSLVLAPINGISLLELTEGEKILVKISEETSRGQYFIDLLDASRDHQVIPIPATVVKVTTEGKLYTLMVNIGPGVYGKSIQEDNLKVKKYDPARDTRKPKTDKMELMNLQNQMAATAMDTGMMNPQDAKVKKEPNLVLFLAIGGFALLVLIILIILFS is encoded by the coding sequence ATGGAAGTGGATTTCAAAACCGACGCGACATTTACGATTATCAAAGGCCGTTTTAAAGCGCCGGCGTCCAGTTCTTTCGGACTGTTCATTATACTAATGGATAATGTCACGAAAAATGTCGACCGTTACGATATCATCGCATCCCATTTCAGCACCGTATATGAGAACAGTATCAATATGCCGTGGAACGAGATGGAAGACCTGATCGCCAAGATGAAATGGAAGGGCGAGTTCGCTACCAACCTGACGCATGACATCCAGGCGACGTTCGAGGATTTGTTCGAACCGGGCACGGGCCGCGGTATCGATATCTGGCACTCCATTAAAAAATCCCAACTGAATAAAGCCAGCGCTATAATCGAAGAATACCTGATGCGCCCCACCGGCGATAAGAATATCAAGATCGAGATCGGCGTGGAGACCATCAATTCCGCCGAGATGGAAGAAGTTAAACGCGCCCGCCAGAGCACCGCAGGGCAGACAGGCGGGGTCGAAGGGATACAGACCGCGCCGGTTGAGCAGGATAACCTCAATCTCGGCGATTCCGCTGTTGTTCTCGACGTCTCCCTCGTGCTCGCGCCTATTAACGGGATTTCCCTGCTCGAGCTCACCGAGGGCGAAAAAATACTCGTGAAGATCAGCGAAGAAACCAGCCGCGGCCAGTATTTTATCGACCTTCTCGACGCCAGCCGCGACCACCAGGTAATCCCTATTCCCGCGACTGTTGTAAAGGTCACCACCGAGGGAAAGCTCTATACCCTCATGGTTAATATCGGGCCCGGCGTGTACGGAAAATCTATCCAGGAAGATAACCTCAAGGTTAAGAAATACGATCCGGCGCGCGACACCCGTAAGCCGAAAACCGATAAAATGGAACTGATGAATCTCCAGAACCAGATGGCCGCGACTGCTATGGATACCGGTATGATGAATCCGCAGGACGCCAAGGTCAAGAAAGAGCCCAATCTCGTCCTGTTCCTCGCGATAGGCGGATTTGCGCTTCTGGTGCTGATTATCCTGATTATCCTATTCTCGTAA
- a CDS encoding ABC transporter permease, translated as MNIILYLAAKYLKFKASDRGISRIATIAFLTVMFSSTASVVILSGANGFHSSFKEKLMSRDAHITILGSDNGIPDYRKYIDQISQIDGVERVIPYFDIQGLLKGSLRDWGSFVKAIPADYYAKDDGFKKSFYIEQGSFDLYNPHSIVLGNNLARNIGAMVGDYVYLILFSDALPVKYKFKVTGIFTAGYQDYDSSLSFISVEEAQAIMGMPDTVYGLAVKVKDPYEVEKYIAPISEVCPFTKWTWKALNRNNLVALDNEKLLMEIILFFFFAVVFFNILSTMIAMVLDKKEEIGILKAMGLKPGDAMHVFLFDGFFIGVFGSFLGILLGMIITIGLNDILHAIEYIVDFVNLGAYYIAMLFSPVPYPAHFEFFNSTVYYISGFPIKTEFSDLVFTMLLGVTISTLAVVFPAWKAGKMRPVEVLRND; from the coding sequence ATGAATATCATTCTTTATCTTGCCGCAAAGTATTTAAAATTCAAGGCCAGCGACCGGGGCATCTCCCGAATCGCGACTATCGCGTTTCTCACGGTGATGTTCAGCAGTACCGCGTCGGTGGTCATCCTTTCCGGGGCGAACGGATTCCATTCGAGCTTCAAGGAAAAACTGATGTCCCGCGACGCGCATATTACGATCCTCGGCTCGGATAACGGCATCCCCGACTACCGGAAGTATATCGACCAGATATCGCAGATAGACGGCGTCGAACGGGTGATTCCCTATTTCGATATACAGGGCCTATTGAAGGGCTCCCTCCGCGACTGGGGCTCGTTTGTCAAGGCTATCCCGGCGGACTATTACGCGAAGGACGATGGTTTCAAGAAAAGTTTCTATATCGAGCAGGGAAGTTTCGACCTCTATAATCCTCACTCGATCGTGCTGGGGAATAACCTCGCGCGCAATATCGGCGCGATGGTGGGAGATTATGTCTATCTCATCCTGTTCAGCGACGCGCTGCCGGTGAAGTATAAATTCAAGGTTACGGGGATATTTACCGCCGGGTACCAGGATTACGACTCCTCGCTGTCGTTCATATCGGTCGAGGAGGCGCAGGCGATCATGGGTATGCCCGATACGGTGTACGGGCTCGCGGTAAAGGTCAAAGACCCCTACGAAGTCGAGAAGTATATCGCGCCGATCTCCGAGGTCTGCCCGTTCACGAAGTGGACATGGAAGGCGCTGAACCGGAATAATCTGGTCGCCCTCGATAATGAAAAACTCCTGATGGAGATTATCCTGTTCTTCTTCTTCGCGGTGGTCTTCTTTAATATCCTGTCGACCATGATCGCGATGGTGCTGGATAAAAAAGAGGAGATAGGCATACTCAAGGCGATGGGGCTGAAGCCCGGCGATGCGATGCATGTGTTCCTGTTCGACGGATTCTTTATCGGGGTGTTCGGCAGTTTCCTCGGGATACTGCTCGGCATGATTATCACGATCGGGCTGAACGATATCCTGCACGCGATCGAGTATATCGTCGATTTCGTCAATCTGGGGGCATATTATATCGCGATGCTGTTTAGCCCGGTGCCGTATCCCGCGCATTTTGAATTCTTCAATAGTACGGTATATTATATATCGGGTTTCCCGATCAAGACCGAGTTCAGCGATCTGGTATTTACCATGCTTCTCGGTGTGACAATCAGCACGCTCGCGGTCGTATTCCCGGCGTGGAAGGCGGGAAAGATGCGGCCTGTGGAGGTACTTCGGAATGACTGA
- a CDS encoding ABC transporter ATP-binding protein, which translates to MTDDILIRAAEISKTYKTMVDEVMVFEKQSIEIGRGTAVAIIGESGRGKTTLLNILSGLDNPSEGSILFDNQRIDAMDERDLAVFRNKNVGFIFQHHYLLQDFHALDNILLPLRIAGVKLDSARLEKVWEMLEKIGLKDRAYHFPDQLSGGERQRIAIARALANDPLVVFADEPTGSLDRRNASAVEDLLWRLKLDFNKTFVIATHNPDIAHKCDQVVELK; encoded by the coding sequence ATGACTGACGATATTTTGATCCGCGCGGCGGAGATCAGTAAGACATACAAGACGATGGTCGACGAGGTCATGGTATTCGAGAAACAGAGTATCGAGATCGGGCGCGGCACCGCGGTGGCGATTATCGGGGAGAGCGGGCGCGGGAAGACCACGCTCCTCAATATCCTGAGCGGCCTCGATAACCCGTCGGAGGGTTCCATCCTGTTCGATAACCAGCGTATCGACGCGATGGACGAACGCGACCTCGCGGTATTCCGTAATAAGAACGTCGGGTTTATATTCCAGCACCATTACCTCCTGCAGGATTTCCATGCGCTCGACAATATCCTGCTCCCGCTGCGTATCGCGGGGGTGAAGCTGGACAGCGCCCGGCTTGAGAAAGTATGGGAGATGCTCGAAAAGATCGGCCTCAAGGATCGCGCGTATCATTTCCCTGACCAGTTGTCCGGCGGTGAACGCCAGCGAATCGCGATCGCGAGAGCGCTTGCCAATGATCCGTTGGTGGTATTCGCCGACGAACCTACCGGCAGTCTCGACCGCCGGAACGCGAGCGCGGTGGAGGACCTTCTCTGGCGCTTGAAGCTCGATTTTAACAAGACATTCGTGATCGCCACACATAACCCGGATATCGCGCATAAATGCGACCAAGTGGTCGAACTGAAATAG
- the ilvE gene encoding branched-chain-amino-acid transaminase, protein MSKWVWLNGQLIEREKAAISVFDHGVLYGDGVFEGIRFYDRKVFKLDEHIDRLFNSAKIIMLDIPYSKDEIKKAVLLCCRESGLSDGYIRPVVTRGAGALGLAPWRCGNPGMFIIVDTLQLYPKELYENGMPIVTVATRRNIPEALNPMIKSLNYLNNIMAKIEAKNAGAEEAIMLNNDGHVAECTGDNIFIIRGNVIYTPPVSAGSLPGITMGAVVGLAADMGVKTVEKLFTRAEMYISDECFLTGTAAEVVPVISIDGRVIGDGKPGALTRKLVAAFQEYVRTSGTPIE, encoded by the coding sequence ATGTCAAAGTGGGTATGGCTGAACGGCCAGCTAATCGAACGTGAGAAGGCTGCGATATCGGTGTTCGATCATGGGGTTTTATACGGCGACGGCGTATTCGAAGGGATTCGCTTCTATGACAGGAAGGTCTTTAAGCTCGACGAACATATCGACCGTCTTTTTAATTCGGCGAAAATCATCATGCTCGACATCCCTTACTCCAAGGATGAAATAAAGAAAGCGGTACTCCTGTGCTGCCGCGAGAGCGGGTTGTCCGACGGGTATATCCGCCCGGTGGTCACACGCGGAGCGGGCGCGCTCGGCCTCGCGCCGTGGAGATGCGGCAATCCCGGCATGTTTATCATCGTCGATACCCTTCAGCTTTACCCGAAGGAGTTATACGAGAACGGGATGCCGATTGTCACGGTGGCCACCCGCAGGAATATCCCCGAGGCGCTGAACCCGATGATCAAATCGCTGAACTATCTGAACAATATTATGGCGAAGATCGAGGCGAAAAACGCCGGCGCGGAAGAGGCGATTATGCTGAATAACGACGGGCATGTCGCGGAATGCACGGGCGATAATATATTTATTATCCGCGGCAATGTGATCTATACGCCGCCGGTTTCGGCGGGCTCGCTCCCCGGCATCACGATGGGCGCGGTCGTCGGTCTCGCTGCGGATATGGGTGTGAAGACGGTCGAGAAGCTGTTCACCCGCGCGGAGATGTATATTTCCGACGAGTGTTTCCTGACAGGCACCGCCGCGGAGGTGGTTCCTGTGATCAGTATCGACGGCCGCGTGATCGGCGACGGGAAGCCCGGCGCGCTGACCCGCAAACTGGTCGCGGCGTTCCAGGAATATGTCCGCACTTCCGGCACTCCGATTGAATGA
- the ispE gene encoding 4-(cytidine 5'-diphospho)-2-C-methyl-D-erythritol kinase — translation MKILSRAKLNLFLDITGKDPSDGYHYIDSLFQEISLADEILIEESVADSIEFRGIDIPGTDTTVHRALRMFRDTTGVLQKYRIVTDKHIPTGAGLGGGSSNAAAVLSALAEMNGIPARELIPVGARIGSDVPFFFTGGLCRVRGKGELIEPLAGRLDGLHFIVAYPDIHISTKWAYSLIDGYGTGLAEDEILKKRAIDIDFLRKIMYNRFQGKIFDEEEKLSALKEKLDLELRAEISMMSGSGSSLFFVYESERIRDEVFEIIKNIFNYRFFRCDPVYRTER, via the coding sequence ATGAAGATTCTTTCACGCGCCAAGCTGAACCTTTTTCTGGACATCACCGGTAAAGACCCGTCCGACGGCTACCATTATATAGACAGTCTATTTCAGGAGATTTCGCTCGCTGATGAGATACTGATCGAAGAGTCTGTCGCGGATTCGATAGAATTCCGGGGTATCGATATCCCCGGGACGGATACCACAGTCCACCGCGCGCTAAGGATGTTCCGCGATACGACCGGGGTCTTGCAGAAGTACCGGATTGTGACGGATAAGCATATTCCCACAGGCGCGGGGTTGGGCGGGGGGAGTTCCAACGCCGCGGCGGTACTTTCGGCGCTCGCGGAGATGAATGGCATACCCGCGCGGGAGCTAATTCCTGTCGGCGCGCGTATCGGCAGCGACGTGCCGTTCTTCTTCACAGGCGGGCTATGCCGGGTGCGCGGGAAGGGCGAACTGATCGAGCCGCTCGCGGGCCGTCTCGACGGGCTTCATTTCATAGTGGCGTATCCCGATATACATATCTCCACCAAGTGGGCGTACTCGCTGATAGACGGATACGGCACGGGGCTGGCGGAAGATGAAATATTGAAAAAAAGAGCGATTGATATTGATTTTTTACGAAAAATTATGTATAATAGGTTTCAAGGAAAAATTTTCGACGAAGAGGAGAAACTTTCCGCTTTAAAAGAGAAATTGGACTTAGAACTGCGGGCGGAGATATCTATGATGAGCGGAAGCGGTTCTTCTCTCTTTTTTGTTTATGAAAGCGAAAGAATCCGGGATGAAGTTTTTGAGATTATAAAAAACATATTTAACTATCGGTTTTTCCGATGTGATCCGGTTTATCGCACCGAGCGGTAA
- the spoVG gene encoding septation regulator SpoVG has translation MEITDIRIKKLEGDSKLKAYASVTFDDSFVVHNIKVIEGKGGLFIAMPSRKTRSGEMKDVTHPINTSFREKLQSAILEAYQSE, from the coding sequence ATGGAGATTACGGACATCAGGATCAAGAAGTTGGAAGGCGACAGCAAGTTAAAAGCTTACGCATCCGTGACGTTTGACGACAGTTTTGTGGTGCACAACATCAAAGTAATCGAGGGAAAGGGTGGGTTGTTTATCGCGATGCCCTCGAGAAAGACTCGCAGCGGTGAGATGAAGGATGTGACTCATCCGATTAATACTTCGTTCAGGGAGAAACTTCAAAGCGCTATCTTGGAAGCCTATCAGTCCGAATAG
- a CDS encoding ribose-phosphate pyrophosphokinase, which yields MPVSNLKMLTGRANPVFAQRIADYIGVPMVDTFITDFADNEIFVKIRENVRGKDVFIVQPTCNPGYKNLMELLIIIDALRRASAERITAVIPYFGYARQDRKAEPRVPITSKLVANLVTVAGADRLLTMDLHAAQIQGFFDIPVDHLYATPAFLKKALSLGDMKDFVVVSPDIGGVERSRFFSKLLGTNLAILDKRRERKNEAEVLNLIGEVDGLNVIMIDDMVDTAGTICQSAELLKKKGARSIHVFSAHAVLSGPAAQRLGESLIDGIYFTDTIPVEESKLKTIGPKMETISVAGLFGEAIERIHLNESVNSLFVNETKVK from the coding sequence ATGCCCGTTTCAAATTTGAAGATGTTGACCGGAAGGGCAAATCCGGTATTCGCGCAGAGAATCGCCGATTATATCGGCGTACCGATGGTCGATACGTTTATCACCGATTTCGCGGATAACGAGATATTTGTGAAAATCCGTGAGAATGTGCGCGGCAAGGATGTTTTTATCGTTCAACCTACCTGCAATCCGGGGTACAAGAACCTGATGGAGCTCCTGATTATTATCGACGCTCTGCGCAGGGCGTCCGCCGAACGGATCACGGCGGTCATTCCTTATTTCGGGTACGCGCGCCAGGACCGTAAGGCCGAGCCCCGCGTGCCGATTACTTCCAAGCTGGTGGCCAATCTGGTGACTGTCGCGGGCGCGGATCGTCTGCTGACTATGGATCTGCATGCCGCCCAGATACAGGGGTTTTTCGATATACCGGTGGATCATCTCTATGCTACGCCGGCGTTTTTGAAAAAAGCCCTGTCCCTCGGCGATATGAAGGACTTTGTAGTGGTCTCTCCCGATATCGGCGGCGTCGAACGTTCCCGCTTCTTCTCGAAGCTCCTCGGAACGAACCTCGCCATCCTCGATAAACGGCGCGAGAGGAAGAACGAGGCCGAAGTGCTGAACCTGATCGGCGAGGTCGACGGGTTGAATGTGATTATGATAGACGATATGGTCGATACGGCGGGGACGATATGCCAGTCCGCCGAGCTCCTGAAGAAGAAGGGCGCGAGGTCGATCCATGTTTTCTCCGCGCACGCCGTTTTATCAGGACCTGCCGCGCAGCGGTTGGGGGAGTCGCTGATCGACGGGATATATTTCACCGACACCATACCGGTGGAGGAGTCCAAGCTGAAGACGATCGGCCCGAAGATGGAGACCATTTCGGTGGCCGGACTTTTTGGCGAGGCGATAGAACGGATTCACCTCAACGAATCGGTGAATTCGCTTTTTGTAAACGAAACTAAAGTAAAATAA
- a CDS encoding 50S ribosomal protein L25 produces the protein MSEEFILKTEERKKIGKEEALRLRDDKMLPVIVYGAGVESPVPLSVNYVEFEKLFNKVGKHHLITIEVGGKKVKVIIKDYKFHPITRRFQHADLLAITEGKPFITEVPVNYTGTPVGVKEGGSMLIFTKKLKIRTTQKDLPSSVEIDISHLQQKQYMIVREILGKFKFQVLTNEGNVLIEIKA, from the coding sequence ATGTCAGAAGAATTTATTTTAAAAACGGAAGAAAGAAAAAAAATCGGAAAAGAAGAAGCTTTGAGGCTTCGTGACGATAAAATGCTTCCGGTTATCGTTTACGGCGCGGGCGTGGAAAGTCCGGTTCCGCTTTCCGTAAACTATGTGGAGTTCGAGAAGCTGTTCAACAAAGTGGGTAAGCATCACCTGATCACCATCGAGGTGGGCGGAAAGAAAGTGAAAGTAATTATAAAAGATTACAAATTTCATCCGATAACCCGCAGGTTCCAGCATGCCGATCTTCTCGCGATAACCGAAGGGAAGCCGTTTATCACGGAAGTCCCGGTGAACTATACCGGTACGCCGGTGGGCGTAAAAGAGGGCGGATCGATGCTGATTTTCACCAAAAAACTGAAAATCCGCACGACCCAGAAAGATCTTCCTTCATCGGTAGAGATCGATATCAGCCACCTGCAGCAGAAGCAGTACATGATTGTCCGTGAAATACTGGGCAAGTTCAAATTTCAGGTACTGACGAACGAGGGTAACGTCCTGATTGAAATCAAGGCGTAG